One Pan paniscus chromosome 16, NHGRI_mPanPan1-v2.0_pri, whole genome shotgun sequence DNA segment encodes these proteins:
- the LOC117978284 gene encoding COMM domain-containing protein 4-like, producing the protein MGPSGSGDVKATVAVLSFMLSGAAKHSVDGESLASELQQLGLPKEHAASLCCCYEEKQSPLQKHLRICNLCTSCPQPHNAVLSPGSPRATLDPPEFLHHHLVKVLQRSEDEGQLGVRRG; encoded by the exons ATGGGTCCCTCAGGGTCAGGCGATGTGAAGGCCACAGTGGCAGTGCTGAGTTTCATGCTCTCCGGTGCTGCCAAGCACAGTGTCGATGGCGAATCCTTGGCCAGTGAACTGCAGCAGCTGGGGCTGCCCAAAG AGCACGCGGCCAGCCTGTGCTGCTGTTATGAGGAGAAGCAAAGCCCCTTGCAGAAGCACTTGCGGATCTGCAACCTATGCA CCTCCTGTCCTCAACCCCACAATGCTGTTCTGAGCCCTGGGTCACCCAGGGCCACCCTGGACCCACCGGAATTCCTCCACCACCACTTGGTCAAAGTTCTGCAGAGATCTGAGGACGAGGGTCAGCTGGGGGTCAGGAGAGGATGA